In Saccharicrinis fermentans DSM 9555 = JCM 21142, a genomic segment contains:
- a CDS encoding bifunctional 4-hydroxy-2-oxoglutarate aldolase/2-dehydro-3-deoxy-phosphogluconate aldolase, protein MAKYSKLEVFQAMKETGVIPVFFHSDIEVCKAVVKSCYEGGIRVFEFVNRGDFAHEVFGELNKYAIENLPGMILGAGSIVEEATTALYIQLGANFIVSPLLNENMAKICNRRKVMWSPGCGTISEINKAQELGSDLVKCFPASEVGGPSFVKAVKAPMPWTDIMPTGGVNTSKENLEKWFAAGVTCVGMGSALFPKDIMANKDWNALTQMVKQLMSDIKAVRK, encoded by the coding sequence ATGGCTAAATATTCAAAATTAGAGGTTTTTCAAGCAATGAAAGAAACAGGCGTAATTCCTGTATTTTTTCACTCAGACATTGAGGTTTGTAAAGCAGTTGTAAAATCATGTTATGAAGGTGGAATACGTGTTTTCGAATTCGTTAACCGAGGTGATTTCGCCCATGAAGTTTTTGGTGAATTAAACAAATATGCGATAGAAAATCTACCTGGAATGATTTTAGGTGCCGGCTCCATCGTTGAAGAAGCCACCACGGCACTTTACATCCAACTAGGTGCAAACTTCATCGTTTCCCCCTTACTGAATGAGAATATGGCTAAAATATGCAACCGCAGAAAAGTAATGTGGTCACCAGGATGTGGCACTATCTCTGAGATCAATAAGGCACAAGAGCTTGGTTCTGATTTGGTAAAATGTTTCCCTGCTTCTGAAGTAGGTGGACCTTCTTTTGTGAAAGCAGTAAAAGCACCTATGCCGTGGACCGACATCATGCCAACAGGTGGTGTAAACACCTCAAAAGAGAACCTCGAAAAATGGTTTGCTGCCGGTGTAACATGTGTAGGTATGGGTTCCGCTCTTTTCCCCAAAGATATCATGGCCAATAAAGACTGGAATGCTCTTACGCAAATGGTAAAACAGTTAATGAGCGATATTAAAGCTGTACGTAAATAA
- a CDS encoding class I SAM-dependent methyltransferase, which yields MTLENNYIDINRNSWNNRTETHLKSEFYDLDGFLKGRNSLNDIELNLLGDIKGKSILHLQCHFGQDTISLSRLGANVTGIDLSDKAIESAEQIAKDTNSSARFICCDIYNLPNYLDEKFDVVFTSYGTIGWLPDLDKWAKIISRFLKPNGQFVFVEFHPVVWMFDDNFEKIAYRYFNSGAILEIESGTYADKTAKISQQYVMWNHALSEVLNSLLKNGLEIRSVDEFDYSPYNCFNKTVEFEQGKYRIEHLDNKIPMVYSINAKRKNKFKHINSTLTDLLL from the coding sequence ATGACACTTGAAAATAACTACATAGACATTAATAGAAACTCATGGAATAACAGAACGGAGACGCACTTGAAGTCAGAGTTTTATGACCTCGACGGTTTTTTGAAAGGAAGGAACTCTCTAAATGATATTGAATTAAACTTGCTTGGAGACATAAAAGGAAAATCAATTCTACATTTGCAATGTCATTTTGGACAAGATACTATTTCATTGAGCCGACTTGGTGCAAATGTAACAGGTATTGACTTATCAGATAAGGCTATTGAAAGTGCAGAACAAATTGCAAAGGACACCAATTCCAGTGCAAGGTTCATTTGTTGCGACATCTACAATCTACCAAACTATTTAGATGAAAAGTTCGATGTTGTTTTTACAAGTTATGGTACAATAGGTTGGCTTCCTGATTTAGATAAGTGGGCTAAAATTATTTCAAGGTTTTTAAAGCCAAACGGACAATTTGTATTTGTTGAGTTTCATCCTGTTGTATGGATGTTTGATGACAATTTTGAGAAAATCGCTTACAGGTATTTTAACTCAGGTGCAATTTTGGAAATAGAGAGCGGAACTTACGCAGATAAAACAGCAAAAATATCACAGCAATATGTTATGTGGAATCACGCATTGAGTGAAGTACTGAATAGTTTATTGAAGAATGGACTAGAAATAAGATCTGTGGACGAGTTTGATTATTCGCCTTATAATTGTTTCAATAAGACCGTAGAATTTGAACAAGGGAAATACAGAATAGAACATTTAGATAATAAAATTCCAATGGTGTATTCGATTAATGCAAAAAGGAAAAATAAATTTAAACACATTAATTCTACTTTAACAGATTTATTGCTTTGA
- a CDS encoding gluconate 5-dehydrogenase, with the protein MMVNELFDLTGKVALVTGGTHGIGMACGKVLAKAGAKLCVNDINDEKLEECKVEYAKDGIDVYTVNFNVTSEQDVDKGISQIEKEVGPIDILVNNAGIIKRVPILDMPISDFEQVIDVDLVAPLIVAKRIAPGMIERRQGKIINMCSMMSVYGRQNVSAYAAAKGGLKLLTENMTCEWAKYNVQINGIGPGYIATSQTAPIRVGGHPFNDLVMTRTPAGRWGEPEDVGNACLFLSSKAANFVNGHILYVDGGILANFGYVKGENEI; encoded by the coding sequence ATGATGGTAAACGAATTATTTGATTTAACAGGAAAAGTTGCTTTAGTAACTGGAGGAACGCATGGTATTGGAATGGCTTGTGGTAAGGTGTTGGCAAAGGCTGGTGCTAAGCTTTGTGTAAATGATATCAATGATGAAAAATTAGAAGAGTGTAAGGTAGAATATGCCAAGGATGGTATTGATGTATATACGGTTAACTTTAATGTAACCAGTGAGCAAGATGTGGATAAAGGAATCAGCCAAATAGAAAAAGAGGTGGGACCTATTGATATCTTGGTTAACAATGCCGGTATCATTAAGCGTGTACCTATTTTAGATATGCCTATCAGCGATTTTGAGCAAGTGATTGATGTTGATTTAGTGGCTCCTTTGATTGTTGCTAAAAGAATTGCTCCTGGAATGATTGAACGACGTCAAGGGAAAATAATTAACATGTGTTCTATGATGAGCGTGTACGGACGTCAGAATGTTTCTGCGTATGCGGCAGCTAAAGGAGGACTGAAATTACTAACGGAAAATATGACTTGCGAGTGGGCTAAGTACAATGTGCAAATTAATGGTATAGGACCTGGATATATTGCGACTTCTCAAACAGCTCCTATACGTGTTGGGGGTCATCCTTTCAATGACTTGGTAATGACACGTACGCCTGCAGGACGATGGGGAGAGCCTGAGGACGTGGGTAATGCATGTTTATTTCTTTCTTCAAAAGCAGCCAATTTTGTGAATGGTCATATCTTATATGTTGATGGAGGTATTTTGGCTAATTTTGGTTACGTAAAAGGCGAGAACGAAATTTAA
- a CDS encoding LacI family DNA-binding transcriptional regulator — translation MKRITINDIAKELNVTPSTVSRALSGNTRVSIKTRELVANKAKELGYQQNVIAASLRKGRSDTIGMVVPRINRHFFSNVISGVEEILNPAGYTLLIVQSGENFIKEQKAIGMLMANHVGGIIISLSVQTKTYDHINGVVKRGIPLVQFDRVNPDIESSKILNDNFTGAYLATKHLIKSGYQRIGHLAGTRSLKAYEERYRGFVKAIEEEGRNVEDCLVYENTITREAGYNSIKKAYAHNSRPDAVFCAGDYAALGVLDGLKELGVSVPEEFGVVGFANEPFSELIHPTLSTVEQNAFEMGTRVATAMIKNLEGKHWEKEEVIPTRLIVRNSSWKK, via the coding sequence ATGAAAAGAATAACGATAAATGATATTGCCAAAGAGTTGAATGTGACACCTTCAACCGTTTCTCGGGCTTTGTCGGGAAATACGCGAGTGAGTATAAAAACAAGGGAGTTGGTTGCTAATAAAGCCAAGGAGTTGGGATATCAGCAAAATGTGATTGCAGCATCATTGCGCAAGGGAAGGAGTGATACCATCGGAATGGTAGTGCCAAGGATTAATCGTCATTTTTTTAGCAATGTAATAAGTGGTGTGGAGGAGATATTGAATCCTGCAGGATATACCTTGTTAATAGTGCAAAGTGGTGAAAATTTTATCAAAGAACAAAAGGCTATTGGAATGTTGATGGCCAATCATGTGGGGGGTATCATTATTTCGCTTTCGGTGCAGACAAAAACATATGATCATATTAATGGAGTGGTTAAACGTGGTATTCCATTGGTGCAATTTGATCGTGTAAATCCCGACATAGAAAGTTCTAAAATACTCAATGATAATTTTACAGGCGCTTATTTGGCCACCAAACATTTGATAAAAAGTGGTTATCAACGCATAGGTCATTTGGCCGGCACAAGAAGTCTTAAGGCTTATGAAGAGAGATACAGAGGTTTTGTGAAAGCCATTGAAGAAGAGGGTAGAAATGTGGAAGATTGTTTGGTATATGAGAATACAATTACGCGCGAGGCTGGATATAATAGCATTAAAAAAGCGTATGCACATAACAGTCGGCCTGATGCTGTTTTTTGTGCTGGTGATTATGCTGCGCTCGGGGTATTGGATGGATTAAAGGAGTTGGGGGTGAGCGTTCCTGAAGAGTTTGGTGTGGTTGGCTTTGCCAATGAACCTTTTTCAGAATTGATTCATCCTACATTGAGTACGGTGGAGCAAAATGCCTTTGAAATGGGAACGCGAGTGGCCACTGCGATGATTAAAAATCTGGAGGGCAAACATTGGGAAAAGGAAGAGGTGATTCCTACTCGCTTGATTGTGAGAAATTCTTCGTGGAAAAAGTAG
- the kduI gene encoding 5-dehydro-4-deoxy-D-glucuronate isomerase, with the protein MNFEIRYAVHPEDMKSYDTTRIRKEFLIEKVMIPGEVTMVYSFYDRYIVGGIVPTNAPIKLEAHDELKAAYFLERREMGIVNVGGDAKIVADGTEYILKYKEALYLGRGIKDVVFESADASKPAHLYMNSAPAHKELPSRHVTLADANVLQLGSLETSNERQINQLLVKEVVETCQLQMGMTELKPGSVWNTMPSHTHNRRMEAYFYFEVPQRQAVCHFMGDPDETRHIWMKNEEAVLSPSWSIHSAAGTSNYIFIWGMAGENLDYTDMDIRQADELR; encoded by the coding sequence ATGAATTTTGAAATAAGGTATGCAGTTCATCCTGAGGATATGAAGAGTTATGATACAACACGTATTCGTAAGGAGTTTTTGATTGAAAAAGTAATGATTCCAGGAGAGGTGACAATGGTATATTCATTTTACGATCGATATATCGTGGGTGGTATTGTTCCAACAAATGCGCCCATTAAATTAGAAGCGCATGATGAGTTAAAGGCTGCGTATTTTTTAGAACGTCGTGAAATGGGAATCGTAAATGTAGGGGGTGATGCTAAAATTGTAGCTGATGGAACTGAATATATTTTAAAATACAAAGAAGCTTTGTATTTGGGTAGAGGTATTAAGGATGTTGTTTTTGAGTCTGCTGATGCTAGTAAACCAGCACATCTATATATGAATTCTGCTCCTGCTCATAAGGAATTGCCGTCTCGTCATGTTACCTTGGCCGATGCCAATGTATTGCAATTGGGTAGTTTGGAGACTTCGAATGAGCGACAAATTAATCAATTGTTGGTCAAAGAGGTAGTGGAGACTTGTCAATTGCAAATGGGAATGACCGAATTAAAGCCGGGAAGTGTATGGAATACTATGCCATCTCATACGCACAACCGTAGAATGGAAGCTTACTTTTATTTTGAGGTGCCACAGCGTCAGGCTGTTTGTCACTTCATGGGCGATCCAGATGAAACTCGTCATATCTGGATGAAAAATGAAGAGGCTGTGCTATCTCCATCTTGGAGTATTCATAGTGCTGCAGGTACCTCTAATTATATATTTATATGGGGTATGGCTGGAGAAAATCTGGATTATACAGATATGGATATTCGCCAGGCTGATGAATTAAGATAG
- a CDS encoding SDR family oxidoreductase yields the protein MMPLNLKDKVAVITGGGGVLCSTMAKALASHGVKTAILDLNLEAAEKVAKEITEQYHTPSMGISASVLDKKSLEAAKLVINEKLGTIDYLVNGAGGNAASATTKAEFITDDVLNNLDDTFFGLEADGFDKVFALNFQGTLLPSMVFAKDMLDKKQGSIINVSSMNAYTPLTKIPAYSAAKAAINNFTQWLAVHFAKTGIRVNAIAPGFLLTNQNRFLLIDEKTGEATARGEKIIRNTPMERYGEPEELTGTMLYLLSDWATFITGVVVPVDGGFSAYSGV from the coding sequence ATGATGCCCTTAAATTTAAAAGACAAAGTAGCTGTGATCACAGGAGGCGGTGGAGTTCTTTGCTCTACAATGGCCAAAGCACTCGCCTCTCACGGTGTTAAAACAGCTATTTTAGACTTAAATCTGGAAGCTGCAGAAAAAGTAGCTAAAGAGATTACAGAACAGTACCATACGCCCTCCATGGGCATTTCGGCCAGCGTTCTGGATAAAAAATCGCTGGAAGCAGCCAAGCTGGTTATCAACGAAAAATTAGGAACAATAGATTACTTGGTAAATGGAGCTGGAGGTAATGCGGCCTCAGCAACAACAAAAGCTGAATTCATTACCGATGATGTATTAAATAACTTGGACGACACCTTCTTCGGTTTAGAGGCAGATGGATTTGATAAGGTTTTCGCACTCAACTTTCAAGGAACCCTACTGCCATCCATGGTATTTGCCAAAGATATGCTAGACAAAAAGCAAGGTTCAATCATCAATGTATCATCGATGAACGCATACACTCCCCTCACCAAAATACCGGCCTACTCTGCAGCAAAAGCAGCTATCAACAATTTTACACAATGGTTGGCCGTTCATTTTGCAAAAACAGGAATTAGGGTCAATGCTATTGCTCCCGGGTTTCTATTAACCAATCAAAATCGCTTTTTATTGATTGATGAAAAAACCGGTGAAGCAACAGCCCGTGGTGAAAAAATCATAAGAAACACTCCAATGGAGCGCTACGGAGAACCAGAGGAGTTAACAGGCACCATGCTATATCTACTGTCAGACTGGGCTACCTTTATTACAGGAGTTGTAGTACCCGTTGATGGTGGTTTTAGTGCCTATTCCGGAGTATAA
- the uxaC gene encoding glucuronate isomerase has product MIYKTFIHDDFVLENDTAHQLYHNYSANKPIIDFHCHLDPKAIAEDYRYDNLGDMWLGGDHYKWRAMRINGINEKFITGEVSDKEKFMKWAETVPYTVSNPLYHWTHLELARCFGIHELLSPKTAEKIYHQTVEMLKSPEFSTKNFIKRMNVEMIGTTDDPADSLEYHQQLINDGFEVKVLPSFRADNVLKTDDVLSFIAYIEKLGKAANISITSYTNLIDALDERHAFFHRMGARISDSGPDRFFYAPYTYKEVSAIFEKLMDGKAISSEEKEKYNTAVMADLARMNHKRGWTQQFHVGALRNNNSRMFNILGADTGFDSIHDSQPSLKMSQFLNLLDSTDQLAQTILYNLNPADNQMLLTMCGNFAGGSSVSKVTYGAAWWFLDQKVGMERHLEDLSALSLLSRFVGMVTDSRSFLSYPRHEYFRRIVCNYVGKEVEKGLIPDDEEILKNVIEGISYNNAKSYFKF; this is encoded by the coding sequence ATGATTTACAAAACGTTTATACATGATGACTTTGTTTTAGAAAACGACACAGCTCATCAGTTATACCATAATTATTCGGCCAATAAACCCATTATTGATTTCCATTGTCATTTAGATCCAAAAGCAATTGCTGAAGATTACCGCTATGACAATTTGGGCGACATGTGGTTGGGTGGCGACCATTACAAATGGAGAGCGATGCGCATCAATGGCATCAACGAGAAATTTATCACAGGCGAAGTTAGCGATAAAGAGAAATTTATGAAGTGGGCCGAAACAGTACCCTATACCGTTTCCAATCCTCTTTATCACTGGACACATTTAGAATTGGCGCGATGTTTTGGTATCCATGAGTTGCTATCACCCAAAACAGCAGAAAAAATATATCATCAAACTGTCGAGATGCTAAAATCTCCTGAGTTCAGCACCAAAAATTTCATCAAACGCATGAATGTTGAAATGATTGGTACAACGGATGATCCGGCCGACTCATTGGAATATCATCAACAACTAATCAATGATGGCTTTGAAGTAAAAGTTCTACCCTCGTTCAGAGCCGACAACGTACTAAAAACAGACGATGTCTTATCATTTATCGCTTACATTGAGAAACTAGGCAAGGCTGCCAACATTTCCATCACTAGCTATACCAATCTAATAGATGCACTAGATGAGAGACATGCTTTCTTCCACCGTATGGGAGCCCGTATTTCTGATAGCGGACCAGACCGCTTCTTCTATGCTCCCTATACCTACAAAGAAGTATCTGCCATTTTTGAGAAGTTAATGGACGGGAAAGCTATTTCGTCAGAAGAAAAAGAAAAATACAACACCGCGGTGATGGCCGACCTAGCCAGGATGAACCACAAAAGAGGTTGGACACAACAATTTCATGTGGGGGCATTACGCAACAATAACAGTCGTATGTTCAATATACTAGGAGCTGACACTGGTTTTGACTCTATACATGATTCACAACCCAGCTTAAAGATGTCACAATTCCTGAATCTCCTAGATAGTACCGATCAATTGGCACAAACCATACTTTATAATCTAAATCCGGCCGACAATCAAATGCTACTGACCATGTGTGGAAACTTCGCTGGTGGTTCAAGTGTTTCAAAAGTAACCTATGGTGCAGCCTGGTGGTTTTTAGATCAAAAAGTAGGTATGGAACGCCATCTAGAAGATTTATCAGCACTTAGCTTATTAAGTAGATTCGTAGGAATGGTAACCGATTCCAGAAGTTTTCTTTCATACCCTCGCCACGAATATTTCCGCAGAATCGTATGCAACTATGTGGGAAAAGAAGTGGAAAAAGGATTGATTCCCGACGATGAAGAGATATTAAAAAATGTCATTGAAGGAATTTCATATAACAACGCAAAATCATACTTTAAATTTTAA
- a CDS encoding DUF4861 domain-containing protein — protein sequence MMKMSLKLNGLMSLLLFVGLCGCNQKQIKVSVTNPLDQDRIMETVEVGLGELNVDNGIVVLDEKSGKEVQSQLLDMNQDDVFESVIFQTKIGASETKNFVVKEGKSTLEPTEVKTFARFVPERTDDFTWENDRVAFRVYGPEAQRMVEEGIAGGTLSGGVDCWLKKVDYSIIDKWYKGNTEKAGYYHIDHGEGLDNYHVGPSCGCGGTGVMVDGELFPHLNYTGYKVLTNGPIRTSFDLDYAPYVAGASTIQEKKNVSIDLGNNLTKFVINVEGTDTLTAGITLHDNLGETSVNDENGWANYWAPHFGEELGTAILASPDYFAGTSKIVTEEADRSHVLVHLKVMDGKVEFYSGFAWSGSKQFKDKQHWEEYLSDFSKRLNNPLVVVVN from the coding sequence ATGATGAAGATGTCTCTTAAGTTGAATGGTTTGATGTCGCTATTGCTCTTTGTTGGGCTATGCGGTTGTAATCAGAAGCAAATTAAAGTGAGCGTTACCAATCCTTTAGATCAGGACAGAATAATGGAAACTGTGGAGGTTGGTCTGGGGGAACTGAACGTTGATAATGGAATTGTTGTGTTAGATGAAAAGAGTGGGAAGGAAGTGCAAAGCCAATTGTTGGATATGAACCAGGATGATGTATTTGAATCGGTTATTTTTCAGACAAAAATAGGCGCATCCGAAACTAAAAATTTTGTAGTCAAAGAAGGAAAATCAACTCTTGAACCTACCGAAGTGAAGACTTTTGCTCGTTTTGTTCCGGAACGTACAGACGATTTTACTTGGGAAAATGATCGCGTGGCTTTCCGTGTTTATGGCCCTGAGGCCCAAAGAATGGTAGAGGAAGGAATAGCTGGAGGAACATTGTCTGGTGGAGTGGATTGCTGGTTGAAAAAGGTGGATTACTCTATCATTGATAAATGGTACAAAGGAAATACAGAGAAAGCGGGTTATTATCATATTGACCATGGTGAAGGGTTGGATAACTATCATGTTGGACCCAGTTGTGGATGTGGTGGAACAGGTGTAATGGTAGATGGAGAATTGTTTCCTCACTTGAATTATACTGGATATAAGGTGTTGACAAATGGTCCTATCAGAACTTCTTTTGATTTGGACTACGCACCGTATGTGGCAGGTGCAAGTACTATTCAGGAAAAGAAAAACGTGTCCATCGACTTGGGAAATAACCTGACTAAATTTGTGATTAATGTGGAGGGTACCGATACCTTAACAGCTGGTATTACTTTACATGATAATTTGGGAGAAACTTCAGTGAATGACGAAAATGGATGGGCAAACTATTGGGCACCTCATTTTGGAGAGGAACTTGGAACTGCGATTTTGGCAAGTCCTGACTATTTTGCAGGAACATCTAAGATAGTGACTGAGGAGGCAGACCGAAGTCATGTATTGGTTCATTTGAAAGTGATGGATGGAAAAGTGGAATTCTACTCTGGTTTTGCGTGGAGTGGAAGTAAGCAATTTAAGGATAAACAGCACTGGGAAGAATATTTATCGGATTTTTCTAAAAGATTGAATAATCCTTTAGTTGTTGTGGTAAACTAA
- a CDS encoding sugar kinase, producing MAKKVVTFGEIMLRFVTPQYQRFSQATSFNASYGGGEANVAVSLANYGIDVSFVTRLPKNDIAKACEMELKKHSVNTDRIVYGGDRLGTYYLETGAVARASKVVYDRANSAFSEIKPGMVNWEEVFKDVDFFHWTGITPAVSQGAADACLEAIKVANKMGVTVSTDLNYRKNLWKYGKTGGEVMPELVAGCDIVLGNEEDAAMMLGIHPEGIDVTGGHVEAEAYRSVSQQIMAKYPRVKKVITTLRGSVNANHNSWSGVLYDGKTLFQAPTYQITHIVDRVGGGDSFMGGLIYGLLTYTDDDQKALNFATAASCLKHTIHGDYNLVTVEEVEKLMGGDASGRVSR from the coding sequence ATGGCAAAGAAAGTAGTAACCTTTGGAGAAATTATGCTCCGTTTTGTAACTCCACAATACCAGCGTTTTTCGCAGGCAACCTCATTTAATGCTTCATACGGTGGTGGCGAAGCTAACGTAGCTGTTTCATTGGCAAACTATGGAATTGACGTTTCATTTGTAACTCGTTTACCTAAAAACGACATTGCAAAAGCTTGCGAAATGGAACTTAAAAAACACTCTGTTAATACCGATCGCATTGTTTACGGTGGCGACAGATTGGGAACTTATTATTTAGAAACTGGAGCGGTAGCCCGCGCAAGTAAAGTGGTATATGACAGAGCCAACTCCGCTTTCTCTGAAATTAAACCCGGTATGGTAAATTGGGAAGAGGTATTTAAAGATGTGGATTTCTTTCATTGGACAGGAATTACCCCAGCCGTTTCTCAGGGTGCAGCGGATGCATGTTTGGAGGCCATCAAAGTAGCCAACAAAATGGGCGTAACAGTTTCAACGGATCTTAACTACCGTAAAAACCTATGGAAATACGGCAAAACAGGTGGTGAGGTAATGCCTGAATTAGTAGCTGGATGTGATATTGTTTTAGGAAACGAAGAGGATGCCGCTATGATGTTAGGTATCCATCCTGAAGGTATCGACGTAACAGGTGGCCATGTTGAAGCCGAGGCATACAGAAGTGTATCTCAACAAATTATGGCTAAGTATCCACGTGTTAAAAAGGTAATTACCACATTAAGAGGCTCAGTTAATGCCAACCATAATTCCTGGTCAGGCGTACTTTACGATGGCAAAACTTTATTCCAAGCTCCAACTTATCAAATCACACATATTGTTGACCGCGTAGGTGGTGGCGATTCTTTTATGGGTGGACTTATTTACGGACTATTAACATACACGGACGACGACCAAAAAGCATTAAATTTTGCAACTGCCGCATCGTGTTTGAAACATACCATTCACGGTGATTACAACCTGGTAACCGTTGAGGAAGTTGAAAAACTGATGGGTGGAGATGCATCAGGCCGTGTATCACGATAA